The DNA sequence GAACAAATTGATATTTCAACAACTTCAGATGTCAAATCAAGCGGATTCCCTTCATGTATCAACTACGAAGTAAAAAAATCTTTAGACTGTCGATAGTGGCTGCTGGACAGCTATTTTTACAAAACAAATAATTAACAGGAAGGAAAAGGAGTACTAACTATGACTGGCACAATGATATCTACTACCTCTGCAACAATGAGAAAGGCTTACCAAGTCCTTCAGATTCGTGTGCAATTTCTTGGACGAGGAATGACCAATGAGATCATGAATCTCTATGTGAATGGTAAGCGCCTTAAGCCCAAAGTGAAGACTATGCACGAATTTCTAAATTACCTAGGTGCTCAGGGTTTCCGCCTAGTGACGGCTGAACTGGAAACTGAAGGTGTGTACACCCACTTCTACACTTTACAACGCGAAGTTTTAACTCAACAGCCTCCTGATGGAGACATTTTTGATGAACTTGCCAAAGCAAAGGAGGGCGCTGATTTTGGAGATGCAATCAAGAATCTTCTTGAAGGTGGACTTGATCGCCTTGCTTAATCCAATGGTTCTCTAGATGGGTATCTAGGCTGATAAAACTCATTGATTCATAATGCAAAAGTATATTTTTTCAGAGTAAGCAATTGTAGGGTGGGCAATGCCCACCTATTCTGAATAATGATGTAGGGGCGAAGCATTCGGACGATTAATTTTGTGACTCAACCAAGATTTTTATATCCGAATGCTTCGCCCTCCTACGACTCACAGGGCGAAGCATTCGTGAATATAAATCCGGGATTAATTCATAAATCCTGGCACGAATGCTTCGCCCCTACATCATTACTGAATCGTCGGCGCGGCTAAAATTTGGTTGTCTTTCTGAGAATTAACCTCATTCAAACCCTAAGACAGCTCAATCTGGCTATCGTCACCAATCATGAACCGCAAAGCTTTAGGGCGTCTGGGGGCAATCTTCAAATGCGCCCGTTGTCCCAGCACACTGTCCACAATCCGCTGGTGAATGCCCTCCACCTTGGCTCCCTGCAAAATCACGCTATGCTCAAGGTCAGCCTCAATCAGGGTCACGTTGTCAGCGATGCTGCTGTAGGGTCCAACAAAGCTGTTTTCCAGGTTGCAGTCGTTCCCAATCGTCACGGGGCCGCGAATCGTACAATTTTTCACCGTCGATCCTTTGCCTATCTGCACACGTCCAATCACCTGACTTTGCTCGTCAACGTCACCCTGGATGTTTGAGTTGAGACAGGTATCCAGAATAATCCGGTTGGCTTCTAACAAGTCGTCTTTCTTCCCGGTATCCAGCCACCAGCCTTTGAGTTGATAGGCTTCTACCTTGGAAGAATCGTCAATCAGGTATTGAATCGCATCGGTAATTTCCAGTTCACCTCTGGGAGAGGGTTGAATATTGGCGATCGCGTGGTGGATTGTGGGAGAAAACATGTAAATTCCCACCAGCGCCAGATTCGAGGGAGGGTCTTTAGGTTTTTCGATAAGCTGCAACACTCGCCCCTCTTCATCCACCTTCGCCACACCAAAAGCACTGGGATTACTCACAGGGCAGAGTAGGGTTAAGGCATCTAGGCTTTTGGTGT is a window from the Microcoleus sp. AS-A8 genome containing:
- a CDS encoding glucose-1-phosphate thymidylyltransferase, whose amino-acid sequence is MKAIILSGGKGTRLRPLTYTGAKQLVPVANKPILWYGIEAIVEAGITDIGIIISPETGGEVKAKTGDGERFGAKITYILQDQPAGLAHAVKIAQPFLGDSPFVMYLGDNLVQSELSLFLEKFNTKSLDALTLLCPVSNPSAFGVAKVDEEGRVLQLIEKPKDPPSNLALVGIYMFSPTIHHAIANIQPSPRGELEITDAIQYLIDDSSKVEAYQLKGWWLDTGKKDDLLEANRIILDTCLNSNIQGDVDEQSQVIGRVQIGKGSTVKNCTIRGPVTIGNDCNLENSFVGPYSSIADNVTLIEADLEHSVILQGAKVEGIHQRIVDSVLGQRAHLKIAPRRPKALRFMIGDDSQIELS